A single Streptomyces sannanensis DNA region contains:
- the mycP gene encoding type VII secretion-associated serine protease mycosin, which translates to MIRKAAPVLGALTAVLTVFAPAAHAADMRSRQWYLDAMKAEEIWQVSTGSGVTVAVIDTGVDADVPELRGRVLEGANFEEAGDGRVDKDGHGTNMAVTIAGNGAQGGIKGLAPGAKILPVTSSSDALGFGGHDGLAKGIRYVADTDARIINVSRGGKPTSEDMAELRSAVDYALQKGKLIFAASGNEGDEGNPIEYPAALPGVVAVGALDTKGKVTKFSGYRDYVALSAPGDKIPAHCTKSEGYCETSGTSYATALASASAALIWSAHPDWTANQVLRVMMETAGHDGPVPSKYIGYGTIRPRQVLLEGKGDPGPADVNPLLAARTPSTTPSASPSPEHTGASGNEPAETAAARADKDVGVPLWAIAAVAVAVVAIGATAAVKVRSRRA; encoded by the coding sequence ATGATCCGCAAAGCCGCGCCCGTGCTGGGCGCGTTGACCGCCGTCCTCACTGTGTTCGCTCCGGCGGCTCACGCGGCAGACATGAGGTCCCGCCAGTGGTATTTGGACGCCATGAAGGCTGAGGAGATCTGGCAGGTCTCCACTGGTTCCGGGGTCACGGTGGCGGTCATCGACACGGGCGTTGACGCCGACGTTCCGGAACTGCGAGGGCGGGTTCTCGAAGGTGCGAATTTCGAGGAGGCAGGCGACGGACGCGTGGACAAGGACGGCCATGGAACGAACATGGCGGTGACGATCGCGGGCAACGGGGCCCAAGGCGGAATCAAGGGACTCGCCCCGGGCGCCAAGATCCTTCCTGTGACGAGCTCCTCCGACGCACTGGGATTCGGCGGTCATGACGGCCTGGCCAAGGGGATTCGCTACGTCGCAGACACCGACGCCCGCATCATCAATGTGTCCCGGGGCGGCAAGCCGACCAGCGAGGACATGGCCGAATTGCGGTCAGCCGTGGATTACGCCTTGCAGAAAGGCAAGCTGATCTTCGCTGCTTCCGGTAACGAAGGTGACGAGGGCAACCCGATCGAGTACCCGGCCGCGCTCCCCGGCGTCGTGGCTGTCGGCGCCCTCGACACCAAGGGCAAAGTCACCAAGTTCTCCGGCTATCGAGATTACGTCGCCCTCTCGGCGCCCGGCGACAAGATTCCCGCACACTGCACCAAGAGCGAGGGCTACTGCGAAACGAGCGGCACCAGCTACGCCACCGCCCTCGCTTCCGCCTCCGCCGCGCTCATTTGGTCTGCGCATCCCGACTGGACGGCCAACCAGGTCCTCCGCGTCATGATGGAGACTGCCGGCCATGACGGTCCCGTGCCCAGTAAGTACATTGGTTACGGAACTATCCGCCCGAGGCAGGTCCTGCTCGAGGGAAAGGGCGACCCGGGCCCCGCGGACGTGAACCCGCTCCTTGCGGCGCGGACGCCGAGTACCACACCCAGCGCTTCCCCCTCTCCTGAGCACACGGGGGCAAGCGGCAATGAGCCCGCCGAGACGGCGGCCGCCAGGGCCGACAAGGATGTCGGCGTGCCGCTCTGGGCGATTGCCGCAGTCGCTGTCGCGGTCGTCGCCATCGGCGCCACCGCCGCAGTGAAGGTACGCAGCAGGAGAGCGTAA
- a CDS encoding WXG100 family type VII secretion target has translation MPVDPSHTKVRYESVQEMANRIRVVSQNIIKDLEEMDSALKVVTDTWDGEAHQEYVVLQGKYKGKAEHMKGRLEQVAKIIEQGKDSYRSTDVKASRLFTEAF, from the coding sequence ATGCCCGTGGATCCGTCGCACACCAAGGTCCGGTACGAGAGCGTCCAGGAGATGGCCAACCGCATCCGCGTCGTCTCGCAGAACATCATCAAGGACCTGGAGGAGATGGACTCGGCCCTCAAGGTCGTCACCGACACCTGGGACGGTGAGGCGCACCAGGAGTACGTGGTCCTGCAGGGCAAGTACAAGGGCAAGGCGGAGCACATGAAGGGCCGCCTGGAGCAGGTCGCCAAGATCATCGAGCAGGGCAAGGACAGCTACCGCTCCACGGACGTGAAGGCCTCCCGGCTCTTCACCGAGGCGTTCTGA
- a CDS encoding DUF397 domain-containing protein codes for MGSQQEKEELYALDISGVEWLSAPGTEEAEERVEIAYLPGGAVAMRSSLDPDTVLRYTEAEWRAFVLGARDGEFDLK; via the coding sequence ATGGGCAGCCAACAGGAGAAGGAAGAGCTGTACGCCCTCGACATCTCGGGGGTCGAATGGCTGAGCGCGCCCGGTACGGAGGAAGCCGAGGAGCGCGTCGAGATCGCGTATCTGCCTGGCGGTGCCGTCGCCATGCGTTCGTCCCTCGACCCGGACACCGTCCTGCGATACACCGAGGCCGAGTGGCGGGCCTTCGTACTCGGCGCGCGGGACGGCGAGTTCGACCTCAAGTGA
- a CDS encoding GNAT family N-acetyltransferase, whose amino-acid sequence MPDLSLRRAHVSDHPVIVKCIQTWWGDSRTPEQARELSLLLPKVFLQFFAGTSLVLEDEAGMKGFLVGFHSADNEDEAYIHFVGVDPRLRGQGAARRLYTTFFKHAAAAGRKEVRAITSTGNAGSVAFHRAMGFTLEEGDREVDGLPVHSDYDGPGQDRVCFRRMIVPDDAE is encoded by the coding sequence ATGCCAGATCTGTCGCTGCGCCGAGCCCATGTCTCCGACCACCCCGTGATCGTGAAGTGCATCCAGACGTGGTGGGGTGACTCACGGACACCGGAGCAGGCCCGTGAGCTGTCCCTGCTGCTGCCGAAGGTGTTTCTGCAGTTCTTCGCCGGCACCAGCCTGGTGCTGGAGGACGAGGCGGGGATGAAGGGATTCCTCGTCGGCTTCCACTCCGCGGACAACGAGGACGAGGCGTACATCCACTTCGTGGGCGTGGACCCCCGGCTGCGCGGCCAGGGCGCGGCACGCAGGCTCTACACAACCTTCTTCAAGCACGCCGCAGCAGCGGGCCGCAAGGAGGTACGGGCGATCACCTCAACCGGAAACGCGGGGTCGGTCGCCTTTCACCGTGCCATGGGCTTCACCCTCGAAGAGGGCGACCGCGAGGTCGACGGCCTGCCCGTGCACAGCGACTACGACGGCCCGGGACAGGACCGGGTGTGCTTCCGGAGGATGATTGTGCCTGACGACGCGGAGTGA
- a CDS encoding DUF397 domain-containing protein, translated as MNSLQWIKSSHSSNDGPECVEVAATPGTVHVRDSKDKEGAKLAFAEDTWASFVAYAIGR; from the coding sequence ATGAACTCACTGCAGTGGATCAAGAGCAGCCACAGCAGCAACGATGGTCCCGAGTGCGTCGAGGTCGCGGCCACCCCCGGCACCGTCCACGTCCGCGACTCCAAGGACAAGGAAGGCGCCAAACTCGCCTTCGCCGAGGACACTTGGGCCTCCTTCGTCGCGTACGCAATCGGGAGATGA
- a CDS encoding transposase, translating into MKRPLSSTSGSRQPQATYCITLTSIRHMRGIAGSGHSQFLDVLHRSHAGVEDRVRTNKAMGLDNLPSASWEVNCGWMLAANLASDLDAWVRLLTLHDIEDLADAEPTTMRLCLYHLPARLANHARRRWLRIDATWPWAQAFTTRWNRLTQLPPAT; encoded by the coding sequence ATGAAACGCCCACTCAGTAGTACCAGCGGTTCGCGCCAGCCTCAAGCCACATACTGCATCACCCTCACCAGCATCCGGCACATGCGGGGCATCGCTGGTTCAGGCCACAGCCAGTTCCTGGACGTACTGCACCGCTCGCATGCCGGCGTCGAGGACCGGGTGCGCACCAACAAGGCGATGGGACTGGACAACTTGCCCTCCGCCTCCTGGGAAGTGAACTGCGGCTGGATGCTCGCTGCAAACCTCGCGAGTGATCTCGACGCCTGGGTACGGCTGCTGACCCTGCACGACATCGAGGACCTGGCCGACGCCGAGCCCACGACCATGCGCCTTTGCCTCTACCACCTGCCCGCTCGCCTCGCCAACCACGCCCGACGCCGATGGCTGCGTATCGACGCGACCTGGCCCTGGGCACAAGCGTTCACCACCAGATGGAACAGGCTCACGCAGCTTCCGCCCGCCACCTGA
- the eccCa gene encoding type VII secretion protein EccCa encodes MSQIVVKRPPRSLPPEVATEELRLEAPPELPRGQQEGMLMQLLPMLGMGSSVVFFFMTPSPIMRIMGSLMLAGTVGMVIAQIVRYRRGTQGQMADIRRDYLKYLAQTRRTVRRTARAQRDARLYLHPSPEQLWAVVAEGSRLWERRAGDEDFGQARLGLGPQQLATPLVAPDTAPVDELEPLCAGAMQQFLAVHGSLEDLPMAVSMRAFYHVTVSGEPEAAQSTARALIAQLVTLHSPDDLTVAVVAGPGAVARWDWVKWLPHTQVPGEVDGAGTKRLFGDDLGELELLLKSRLEGRPRFSRESRPVLDQPHVVVVLDGGAVPPGSAFATAEGLQGVTVVEVVPGELDEPRGGLSVAVRAGRLRLESGAGLAYEGTPDELSLPAAEALARQLAPLRMGGGDDDEPLLANLDFTDLLNLGDAASVDVARTWRPRSTAERLRVPIGVGEDGRPVMLDLKEAAQEGMGPHGLCVGATGSGKSELLRTLVLGLAVTHSSETLNFVLADFKGGATFAGMSQLPHVAAVITNLADDLTLVDRMGDAIRGELQRRQELLRRAGNYANIHDYEKARAAGAALEPLASLVLVIDEFSELLTAKPDFIDMFIQIGRIGRSLGVHLLLASQRLEEGRLRGLDTYLSYRIGLRTFSAAESRAALGVPDAYHLPSVPGSGYLKFGTDEMVRFKAAYVSGTYRDGASRPATGPLPVERRPAVFTAAPVPVVYAAPQAAAPVPQEDDALADTVLDVIVRRLEGQGVPAHQVWLPPLDVASTLDQLLPGIGETTERGLHATEYARPGGLTVPLGLVDKPFEQRREVLHHDFSGAAGHMLVFGGPQSGKSTLMRTLIAAFALSHTPYEVQFYGLDFGGGGLAALADLPHVGGIASRLDPERVRRTVAEVAGVLNRREEFFRANGIDSMATYRRRRAAGELPGEAWGDVFLVVDGWGAFRGEYEGLEAIVTDIAARGLGYGIHVVIAASRYMDVRPALKDQILGRLELRLGDAMDSEFDRKVAANVPVGMPGRGQVPEKLHFMAALPRIDASGDAESLTQATESLVAAVRDAWQGRPSAPAVRLLPRLLSADELPKGFEYPRRGVAIGIDETNLEPVFVDFETDPFFLVFGESESGKTNLLRLLAKQIAERYSPDEAKLVVADYRRTLLGALPESHLLEYAPMASSLQMHMEALSGVFARRQPPTDVTPQQLRDRSWWTGPQVFIIVDDYDLVATSAGNPLAPLAEYLPFARDTGVRFIIARNSAGASRSMYEAFMQRIKELGAQGVVLSGDPSEGDLIGNVRPQAMPPGRGWFASRKRGTSLVQLGRLPEQ; translated from the coding sequence GTGAGCCAGATCGTCGTCAAACGCCCGCCGCGGTCCCTGCCGCCCGAGGTCGCCACGGAGGAATTGCGGCTCGAAGCTCCGCCGGAACTTCCACGCGGGCAGCAGGAAGGCATGCTGATGCAGCTCCTGCCGATGCTCGGCATGGGCTCCTCAGTGGTCTTCTTCTTCATGACGCCCTCCCCGATCATGCGGATCATGGGCAGCCTGATGCTCGCCGGTACGGTCGGGATGGTCATCGCACAGATCGTCAGATACCGGCGCGGTACACAGGGGCAAATGGCCGATATACGACGCGACTACCTGAAGTATCTGGCCCAGACACGCCGTACAGTGCGGCGGACGGCCCGCGCGCAGCGCGACGCACGGCTGTATCTGCACCCCTCGCCCGAACAGCTGTGGGCGGTCGTCGCGGAGGGCTCCCGGCTGTGGGAACGGCGGGCCGGCGACGAGGACTTCGGGCAGGCCAGGCTCGGTCTGGGCCCGCAGCAGCTGGCCACTCCGCTGGTGGCGCCGGACACCGCGCCGGTCGACGAGCTGGAGCCGCTGTGCGCGGGCGCGATGCAGCAGTTCCTGGCGGTGCACGGCTCGCTGGAAGATCTGCCGATGGCCGTCTCGATGCGCGCCTTCTACCACGTGACGGTGTCGGGCGAGCCGGAGGCGGCGCAGTCCACGGCGCGGGCGCTGATCGCGCAGCTGGTGACCCTGCACTCGCCGGACGACCTGACGGTCGCGGTGGTGGCCGGCCCCGGCGCGGTGGCGCGCTGGGACTGGGTCAAGTGGCTACCGCACACTCAGGTGCCGGGAGAGGTCGACGGGGCCGGTACGAAGCGGCTGTTCGGCGACGACCTCGGTGAGCTGGAACTGCTGCTGAAGAGCCGTCTGGAAGGCCGGCCGCGGTTCAGTCGCGAGAGCAGGCCGGTGCTGGACCAGCCGCATGTCGTCGTCGTGCTGGACGGCGGAGCGGTGCCGCCCGGCTCCGCGTTCGCCACCGCCGAGGGACTGCAGGGCGTCACCGTCGTCGAGGTCGTGCCCGGCGAGCTCGACGAGCCGCGGGGCGGGCTGTCCGTCGCCGTACGAGCCGGGCGGCTGCGCCTGGAGTCCGGGGCGGGCCTCGCATACGAGGGCACGCCCGACGAGCTCTCCCTTCCGGCCGCCGAGGCCCTGGCGCGTCAGCTGGCGCCGCTGCGCATGGGCGGGGGCGACGACGACGAACCGCTGCTCGCCAACCTGGACTTCACCGACCTGCTGAACCTCGGCGACGCGGCCTCGGTCGACGTGGCGAGGACATGGAGGCCCCGGTCCACCGCGGAACGGCTGCGCGTACCGATCGGCGTCGGCGAGGACGGCCGGCCGGTCATGCTCGACCTGAAGGAGGCCGCCCAGGAGGGCATGGGCCCGCACGGGCTGTGCGTCGGCGCCACCGGCTCCGGCAAGTCCGAGCTGCTGCGCACGCTGGTGCTGGGGCTCGCCGTGACGCACTCCTCGGAGACCCTGAACTTCGTCCTCGCCGACTTCAAGGGCGGCGCCACCTTCGCTGGTATGTCGCAGCTGCCGCACGTGGCGGCCGTCATCACCAACCTCGCGGACGACCTGACACTGGTCGACCGCATGGGCGACGCGATCCGTGGTGAGCTGCAGCGGCGTCAGGAGCTGCTGCGCCGCGCGGGCAACTACGCCAACATCCACGACTACGAGAAGGCGCGCGCCGCGGGGGCTGCCCTGGAGCCTCTGGCATCACTCGTTCTGGTGATCGACGAGTTCAGCGAGCTGCTGACGGCGAAGCCCGATTTCATCGACATGTTCATCCAGATCGGCCGTATCGGCCGTTCGCTGGGCGTCCATCTGCTGCTGGCCTCGCAGCGTCTGGAGGAGGGCAGGCTGCGCGGCCTGGACACGTATCTCTCGTACCGCATCGGTCTGCGTACCTTCTCCGCCGCCGAGTCGCGCGCCGCGCTGGGCGTCCCCGACGCGTACCACCTGCCGTCGGTGCCCGGCTCGGGCTATCTGAAGTTCGGCACGGACGAGATGGTGCGCTTCAAGGCCGCGTACGTCTCCGGTACGTACCGCGACGGCGCCAGCAGGCCGGCCACCGGGCCGCTGCCCGTCGAGCGCCGCCCGGCCGTCTTCACGGCGGCGCCCGTGCCCGTGGTGTACGCGGCGCCGCAGGCCGCTGCTCCGGTGCCCCAGGAGGACGACGCCCTCGCCGACACGGTGCTGGACGTCATCGTGCGCCGCCTGGAGGGGCAGGGCGTGCCCGCCCACCAGGTGTGGCTTCCGCCGCTCGACGTGGCATCGACACTGGACCAGCTGCTGCCGGGCATCGGGGAGACGACCGAGCGGGGCCTGCACGCCACCGAGTACGCACGTCCCGGCGGACTGACCGTCCCGCTGGGCCTCGTCGACAAACCTTTCGAACAGCGGCGCGAGGTGCTCCACCACGACTTCTCCGGCGCGGCCGGCCATATGCTCGTCTTCGGCGGCCCGCAGTCCGGCAAGTCCACCCTGATGCGTACACTGATCGCGGCCTTCGCCCTCTCACACACCCCGTACGAGGTGCAGTTCTACGGCCTCGACTTCGGCGGCGGCGGACTGGCCGCGCTGGCGGACCTGCCCCACGTGGGCGGCATCGCATCCCGCCTCGACCCCGAGCGGGTGAGGCGCACGGTCGCCGAGGTGGCGGGGGTCCTCAACCGGCGCGAGGAGTTCTTCCGCGCGAACGGCATCGACTCCATGGCCACGTACCGGCGGCGGCGCGCCGCGGGTGAGCTTCCCGGCGAGGCATGGGGCGACGTCTTCCTCGTCGTCGACGGGTGGGGTGCCTTCCGGGGCGAGTACGAGGGGCTGGAGGCGATCGTCACCGACATCGCGGCCCGCGGACTGGGCTACGGCATCCATGTCGTCATCGCCGCCTCCCGCTACATGGACGTGCGGCCGGCCCTCAAGGACCAGATCCTGGGCCGGCTGGAACTGCGCCTCGGCGACGCGATGGACTCCGAGTTCGACCGCAAGGTCGCCGCCAACGTGCCCGTGGGCATGCCCGGCCGCGGCCAGGTGCCGGAGAAGCTGCACTTCATGGCCGCGCTGCCGCGTATCGACGCGTCGGGCGACGCCGAGTCGCTGACGCAGGCCACCGAGTCCCTCGTGGCCGCCGTGCGCGATGCCTGGCAGGGGCGCCCGTCGGCACCGGCGGTGCGTCTGCTGCCGCGGCTGCTGTCGGCCGACGAACTGCCGAAGGGCTTCGAGTACCCCCGGCGCGGTGTCGCGATCGGCATCGACGAGACGAACCTCGAACCCGTCTTCGTCGACTTCGAGACCGACCCCTTCTTCCTGGTCTTCGGCGAGAGCGAGTCCGGCAAGACCAACCTGCTGCGACTGCTGGCGAAGCAGATCGCCGAACGCTACTCCCCCGACGAGGCGAAGCTCGTCGTCGCCGACTACCGGCGGACGCTGCTCGGCGCCCTGCCGGAGAGCCATCTGCTGGAGTACGCCCCCATGGCGAGCTCCCTGCAGATGCACATGGAGGCCCTCTCGGGCGTCTTCGCGCGCCGCCAGCCGCCGACGGACGTCACGCCTCAGCAGCTGCGCGACCGGAGCTGGTGGACCGGCCCCCAGGTCTTCATCATCGTCGACGACTACGACCTGGTCGCCACGAGCGCGGGGAACCCCCTGGCCCCGCTCGCGGAGTACCTGCCCTTCGCCCGTGACACGGGCGTCCGCTTCATCATCGCCCGCAACTCCGCGGGCGCTTCGAGGTCCATGTACGAGGCCTTCATGCAGCGCATCAAGGAACTCGGCGCTCAGGGCGTCGTTCTCTCTGGTGACCCGTCGGAGGGCGACCTCATCGGCAACGTACGCCCGCAGGCCATGCCTCCGGGCCGTGGCTGGTTCGCCTCCCGCAAGCGGGGCACGTCCCTGGTCCAGCTGGGACGCCTGCCCGAACAGTGA
- the eccD gene encoding type VII secretion integral membrane protein EccD, giving the protein MSTTATTGFCRVTVVAPDSRIDVALPEDIAVADVYPEILRLTGQTQPVGVPTGYHLVRRDGTVLDGARTLAAQRVLDGEVLSLRPFAESLPPAVFDDVSDAVASAVTRDRRLWNDDLLRGAGLAGGVVLLVLMGFVLWYADPVRHDMHGLPGIIAGTAGLLLTVLAGVRARVYQDRAAAVALGLGALPLLLIGGSGIVGPPAGEGPGRLQFLLGCVAVLVASVALVALMPSGDAPFVAAAFLATAGTLATFAAILTQASATATASVCAPVAIGLVAFLPALSARFARLPIGYAAPHSATQDDFSAEPAPEGRPVDAERIADQARRGHETLLGLVGGCAAVVVGSAAVLGFSDNVWGRLLALAAGLAMLLRARLFRYTSQVTCALLSGIAAIALLVLGLSLNPPAGLLYELVHQGDRGALDIRTVWLSAAVGAGAALLTAIGLIVPRKGLSPFWGRLLDLAEAAVLLSLVPLCLAVLDVYARARSLTSG; this is encoded by the coding sequence GTGAGTACGACCGCAACGACCGGATTCTGCAGAGTCACCGTCGTCGCGCCGGACAGCCGTATCGACGTCGCCCTTCCGGAGGACATCGCTGTCGCCGACGTGTACCCGGAGATACTGCGGCTCACCGGCCAGACGCAGCCCGTCGGCGTCCCCACCGGCTATCACCTCGTACGCCGTGACGGCACGGTCCTGGACGGCGCGCGCACGCTCGCAGCCCAACGGGTCCTGGACGGCGAGGTCCTGAGCCTCCGTCCGTTCGCCGAGTCGCTGCCGCCCGCCGTCTTCGACGACGTGTCGGACGCAGTCGCCTCCGCCGTCACCCGCGACCGCCGGCTGTGGAACGACGACCTGCTGCGCGGCGCGGGGCTCGCCGGCGGTGTGGTGCTGCTCGTCCTCATGGGGTTCGTGCTCTGGTACGCGGACCCCGTACGCCACGACATGCACGGCCTGCCAGGGATCATCGCCGGCACCGCGGGCCTCCTGCTCACGGTCCTGGCCGGTGTGCGCGCACGCGTCTACCAGGACAGGGCCGCCGCTGTCGCGCTGGGCCTCGGCGCGCTGCCGCTGCTGCTCATCGGCGGGTCCGGGATCGTCGGCCCCCCCGCCGGCGAGGGGCCGGGCCGGCTCCAGTTCCTGCTCGGCTGCGTGGCCGTGCTGGTCGCCTCGGTCGCCCTGGTCGCCCTCATGCCCAGCGGCGACGCGCCCTTCGTGGCGGCGGCCTTCCTGGCCACCGCGGGAACCCTGGCGACGTTCGCCGCGATCCTCACCCAGGCCTCGGCCACCGCGACGGCGTCCGTCTGCGCGCCCGTGGCCATCGGCCTCGTCGCGTTCCTGCCGGCCCTCTCGGCCCGCTTCGCCCGGCTCCCCATCGGCTATGCCGCGCCGCACAGTGCCACCCAGGACGACTTCTCGGCCGAGCCCGCACCCGAGGGCCGGCCGGTCGACGCCGAGCGCATCGCCGACCAGGCCCGGCGCGGCCACGAGACGCTGCTCGGCCTGGTCGGCGGCTGCGCCGCGGTCGTCGTCGGCTCCGCGGCGGTGCTGGGCTTCTCCGACAACGTCTGGGGCCGGCTCCTCGCCCTCGCCGCAGGCCTGGCCATGCTGCTGCGCGCCCGTCTGTTCCGCTACACCTCCCAGGTCACGTGCGCCCTGCTGTCCGGCATCGCCGCGATAGCGCTGCTCGTCCTCGGTCTGTCCCTGAACCCACCCGCCGGACTGTTGTACGAGCTGGTGCACCAGGGAGACCGCGGCGCGCTCGACATCCGTACGGTGTGGCTGTCCGCCGCCGTCGGTGCGGGTGCCGCGTTGCTCACCGCGATCGGTCTGATCGTCCCGAGGAAGGGGCTGTCGCCGTTCTGGGGCCGCCTCCTGGACCTCGCCGAGGCCGCGGTGCTGCTCTCCCTCGTCCCGCTGTGCCTCGCCGTCCTCGACGTCTACGCCCGGGCCAGGTCCCTGACCAGCGGCTGA
- the rpsO gene encoding 30S ribosomal protein S15, with product MSLDAATKKQIMAEFGTKEGDTGSPEVQVAMLSRRISDLTEHLKTHKHDHHSRRGLLILVGQRRRLLQYLAKKDIQRFRTLVDRLGIRRGAAGAK from the coding sequence GTGTCTCTCGACGCCGCTACGAAGAAGCAGATCATGGCCGAGTTCGGCACCAAGGAGGGCGACACCGGCTCCCCCGAGGTCCAGGTCGCCATGCTTTCCCGCCGCATCTCGGACCTGACCGAGCACCTCAAGACCCACAAGCACGACCACCACTCCCGTCGTGGTCTGCTGATCCTGGTCGGCCAGCGCCGCCGCCTGCTGCAGTACCTGGCCAAGAAGGACATCCAGCGCTTCCGTACGCTGGTCGACCGCCTCGGCATCCGCCGCGGTGCCGCCGGCGCCAAGTAA